From the Penaeus chinensis breed Huanghai No. 1 chromosome 28, ASM1920278v2, whole genome shotgun sequence genome, one window contains:
- the LOC125040258 gene encoding astacin-like metalloendopeptidase, which yields MQQLRIRRAMDAIERHTCVRFSPLSAQATFLSVLSNQEHLCWSSHGFPQKKKSITTLDARGCFLHGTLVHELLHAIGLLHMHQRSDRNDHVHIYKENIKRDEIMSFVRLYSETYGLPYDLSSVMHYRNQTSYTSKTAFTMLPRGPGGKNMGQRVDLSPGDVAWVNRMYGCSCHYLGDDLPGATPYESWLSATTIKSHHLAPIDASKC from the coding sequence ATGCAGCAACTTCGGATCCGTCGGGCCATGGACGCCATCGAGCGCCACACCTGCGTCAGGTTCAGCCCCCTCAGCGCTCAGGCCACGTTTCTGTCGGTGCTTTCCAACCAGGAACATCTATGCTGGTCCTCCCACGGATtcccacagaaaaaaaagtcCATCACGACCTTGGATGCCAGAGGGTGCTTCCTCCACGGCACCCTGGTGCACGAGCTGCTGCACGCCATCGGCCTGCTCCACATGCACCAGCGCTCCGACAGGAACGACCACGTGCACATCTACAAGGAGAACATCAAGAGGGACGAAATCATGAGCTTCGTGAGACTGTACTCCGAGACGTATGGCCTCCCGTACGACCTCAGCTCCGTCATGCACTACCGAAACCAGACATCATATACCAGCAAGACCGCTTTCACCATGCTGCCGCGGGGCCCCGGGGGGAAAAACATGGGCCAGCGGGTCGACCTCTCGCCCGGGGACGTCGCCTGGGTGAACCGTATGTACGGCTGCAGCTGCCACTACCTGGGCGACGACCTGCCCGGTGCCACGCCCTACGAAAGCTGGCTCAGTGCCACGACCATTAAGAGCCACCACCTCGCCCCCATCGACGCCTCCAAGTGCTAG